One genomic region from Stackebrandtia nassauensis DSM 44728 encodes:
- a CDS encoding M91 family zinc metallopeptidase: protein MVSFAQLRNLDTSKLTKAADTAVKVGKDMESRAGDVNDVAKRGGDGSDFWAGVDADAQNALLTTFPPPLNAAGTVFKSSAGTVDKLVDELDAAKNEIDTAISSYPRLIVGDDGSVTYPPTNSAEDAKQMQAQAQDLAAKLKAAVDRANAADTAASGELAQHDLGAGKPVQVKLPDGSYYLTTGDKDNEVKVKNDQNGNLIVTVDGEDFKYDKGTKLTLNTGDGEDNVDINEHVNNDINVSTGDGKDVVTDHDSKGQRTISTGAGDDTVAVTGQDRNIFTEAGDDKVTAIGDKNNVGTGDGNDDVKTTGGTAYAGDGDDKIRAGNHDDPLYKDADEHDTTIYGNDGDDEIQGSTKNDTISGGKGEDEIYGHEGDDVIAGNDDHDYIDGQDGNDKISGGGDKDVLYGLDGNDAIDGGAGRDYLEGGDDKDVLTGGAEEDVLSGGRGDDDLRGGDADDVTYAGEGKDTIDGGAGNDKSFVQDGDTVAKDKGDTVQKVDIADNSFIKIDGSDEFQDRIRADLDMYSSSPTGRQMIENLSDGVDNSRHDWMPGERELVINENDEDNGEAQPGLDGFLGHDVNININPEYDGSPYQHQLNSTPYEKVPAHTLYHELGHAYDFYNDTSLDGDYSDGSPRDERQAVGLPTVDHDNNPKTPDVVDPDHPKQYTENGLREEQGREPRPQY from the coding sequence GTGGTTTCTTTTGCCCAGCTCCGTAACCTCGACACCTCCAAGCTCACCAAGGCCGCCGACACCGCCGTGAAGGTCGGCAAGGACATGGAATCCCGCGCCGGGGACGTCAACGACGTGGCCAAGCGCGGCGGCGACGGCTCCGACTTCTGGGCCGGTGTCGACGCCGACGCCCAGAACGCGCTGCTGACCACCTTTCCGCCGCCGCTCAACGCCGCCGGAACCGTCTTCAAGTCCTCGGCGGGAACGGTCGACAAACTCGTCGACGAACTCGACGCCGCCAAGAACGAGATCGACACCGCGATCTCGTCCTACCCCCGGCTCATCGTCGGCGACGACGGCAGCGTCACCTATCCGCCGACCAACAGTGCCGAAGACGCGAAACAGATGCAGGCCCAGGCCCAGGATCTGGCCGCGAAACTGAAGGCGGCCGTCGACCGCGCCAACGCCGCCGACACCGCCGCCTCGGGCGAGCTGGCGCAGCACGACCTCGGCGCCGGGAAACCCGTCCAGGTCAAGCTTCCCGACGGTTCGTACTACCTGACCACCGGCGACAAGGACAACGAGGTCAAGGTCAAGAACGACCAGAACGGCAACCTGATCGTCACCGTCGACGGCGAGGACTTCAAGTACGACAAGGGAACCAAGCTGACGCTCAACACCGGCGACGGTGAGGACAATGTCGACATCAACGAGCACGTCAACAACGACATCAACGTCAGCACCGGCGACGGCAAGGACGTCGTCACCGACCACGACTCCAAGGGCCAGCGCACCATCTCCACCGGCGCGGGCGACGACACCGTCGCCGTGACCGGCCAGGACCGCAACATCTTCACCGAGGCGGGCGACGACAAGGTCACCGCCATCGGCGACAAGAACAATGTGGGCACCGGTGACGGCAACGACGACGTCAAGACCACCGGCGGCACCGCGTACGCGGGCGACGGCGACGACAAGATCCGCGCCGGGAACCACGACGACCCGCTGTACAAGGACGCCGACGAGCACGACACCACCATCTACGGCAACGACGGCGACGACGAGATCCAGGGCAGCACCAAGAACGACACGATCTCCGGCGGCAAGGGCGAGGACGAGATCTACGGCCACGAGGGCGACGACGTCATCGCGGGCAACGACGACCACGACTACATCGACGGCCAGGACGGCAACGACAAGATCTCCGGCGGCGGCGACAAGGACGTCCTGTATGGACTGGACGGCAACGACGCCATCGACGGCGGCGCGGGCCGCGACTACCTGGAGGGCGGCGACGACAAGGACGTGCTCACCGGCGGTGCCGAGGAGGACGTGCTGTCCGGCGGGCGCGGCGATGACGACCTGCGCGGCGGCGACGCCGACGACGTCACCTACGCCGGTGAGGGCAAGGACACGATCGACGGCGGCGCCGGCAACGACAAGTCCTTCGTCCAGGACGGCGACACCGTCGCCAAGGACAAGGGCGACACGGTGCAGAAGGTCGACATCGCCGACAACAGCTTCATCAAGATCGACGGTTCCGACGAGTTCCAGGACCGGATCCGCGCCGACCTGGACATGTACAGCTCGTCACCGACCGGCCGCCAGATGATCGAGAACCTCTCCGACGGCGTCGACAACAGCCGTCACGACTGGATGCCCGGCGAGCGGGAGCTGGTCATCAACGAGAACGACGAGGACAACGGCGAGGCCCAGCCCGGACTGGACGGCTTCCTCGGCCACGACGTGAACATCAACATCAACCCGGAGTACGACGGATCGCCCTACCAGCACCAGCTGAACAGCACTCCATATGAGAAGGTGCCCGCCCACACGCTCTACCACGAGCTGGGGCACGCGTACGACTTCTACAACGACACCAGTCTCGACGGCGACTACTCCGACGGCTCACCCCGGGACGAACGCCAGGCCGTGGGTCTGCCCACTGTCGACCATGACAACAACCCGAAGACGCCCGACGTCGTCGACCCCGACCATCCCAAGCAGTACACCGAGAACGGCCTGCGGGAGGAACAGGGCCGCGAGCCACGGCCGCAGTACTAG
- a CDS encoding phosphotransferase family protein — translation MRSDEASRFLAELGIADDSVTPITGGWASWTFATGSGRILRVARNPEIDAAHRRESRLLPELAEAVSFAVPAPTHFGVHKGMTYMVYPRLPGRGLEPGDRVRAVAPMLAELHAFPVDRAAELLGCAVTAEAWRDDYLEIGKWVEGEVLPVLDGELRDRVRREYDATLPDLAAISPALIHRDLGCEHILTDPETGMPTGIIDFETATVGDPAIDYVGLLVTFGEQVTRELIAASGSEISWRLVRFYHWLGAAHAVKYGLAERDDAIVADGIEGLRRRLPG, via the coding sequence ATGCGATCTGACGAGGCCAGCCGGTTCCTGGCGGAGCTGGGCATCGCCGACGACTCCGTCACGCCCATCACCGGCGGCTGGGCATCATGGACATTCGCGACGGGCTCCGGCCGGATCCTGCGGGTGGCCCGCAACCCCGAGATCGACGCGGCGCACCGGCGCGAGTCGCGGCTGCTGCCCGAACTGGCCGAAGCGGTGAGCTTCGCGGTCCCGGCGCCGACCCACTTCGGCGTCCACAAGGGTATGACCTATATGGTCTATCCGAGGCTGCCCGGACGCGGCCTCGAACCGGGCGACCGGGTGCGGGCGGTGGCGCCGATGCTGGCCGAACTGCACGCCTTCCCCGTCGACCGGGCCGCCGAACTGCTGGGGTGCGCCGTCACCGCCGAGGCCTGGCGCGACGACTACCTCGAGATCGGGAAGTGGGTCGAGGGCGAGGTGCTTCCGGTGCTCGACGGGGAACTGCGCGACCGGGTGCGCCGCGAGTACGACGCGACGCTTCCCGACCTGGCGGCGATCAGCCCGGCGCTGATACACCGCGACCTGGGTTGCGAGCACATCCTCACCGACCCCGAAACCGGGATGCCAACGGGCATCATCGATTTCGAGACCGCCACCGTCGGCGACCCGGCGATCGACTACGTGGGTCTGCTGGTCACCTTCGGCGAGCAGGTGACCCGCGAGCTCATCGCCGCGTCTGGCAGCGAGATCTCCTGGAGACTGGTGCGCTTCTACCACTGGCTCGGCGCCGCCCACGCCGTCAAGTACGGCCTGGCCGAACGCGACGACGCGATCGTCGCCGACGGCATCGAGGGACTGCGGCGACGGCTGCCGGGCTAG
- a CDS encoding alkyl/aryl-sulfatase: protein MNDETPYPCEDKQDFADADRGLIAELDSTVIRNDVGEVVWDNDSYTAFLTAEAADTVHPSLWRQSRLVAKQGLYEVTDGIYQVRGLDLSNISFIEGDTGVLIIDPLLSVETAREAIRLYRAHRGERPVTAVMYTHSHADHFGGVKGVVSQADVDAGVPVIAPEGFLDHAISENVFAGTAMARRAGYMYGAALPRGVKGGVGAGLGQTTSTGTVSLIAPTVDITTTGQELTVDGVRMVFQMAPGTEAPAEMHILFPGRRALCMAENATHTLHNLLTLRGAQVRDPHAWARYLTEAIDIFADQADLVFASHHWPTWGADNVVEFLSLQRDLYAYQHDQTVRLLNKGYTGTEIAELIELPPAIQNAWHTHGYYGSVSHNVKAVYQRYMGWYDGNPARLWQHPPAEVGRRYLDFMGGADTVVAKAKQCADDGDLRWAAQVLDHVLFAEPGHSGARALLADVLERLGFGAENGTWRNVYLSGATELRNGNFGTPTATATGDILAELPPSMFFDALAVQVDGPKAWDLELAIAWTFPDHDLAYRTTLRNGVFSYVRDGDGKTDLTVTVPHAALAALALGDPQAAAAAGMRLDGDRTVLEQLLGVLDPGDPRFNIIEP from the coding sequence ATGAACGACGAGACGCCATATCCATGTGAAGACAAACAGGACTTCGCCGACGCCGACCGGGGTCTGATCGCCGAGCTCGACTCGACGGTCATCCGGAACGACGTCGGCGAAGTCGTGTGGGACAACGACTCCTACACCGCGTTCCTGACCGCCGAGGCCGCCGACACCGTCCACCCGAGTCTGTGGCGGCAGTCGCGGCTGGTGGCCAAGCAGGGCCTGTACGAGGTCACCGACGGCATCTACCAGGTGCGGGGCCTGGACCTGTCGAACATCTCGTTCATCGAGGGCGACACGGGAGTGCTCATCATCGACCCGCTGCTGTCGGTCGAGACCGCCCGGGAGGCGATCCGGCTGTACCGCGCCCACCGCGGCGAGCGGCCGGTCACCGCCGTCATGTACACCCACAGCCACGCCGACCACTTCGGCGGCGTCAAGGGCGTCGTCTCGCAGGCCGACGTCGACGCCGGTGTCCCGGTGATCGCGCCGGAGGGCTTCCTCGACCACGCGATCTCCGAGAACGTGTTCGCCGGGACCGCGATGGCCCGGCGCGCCGGTTACATGTACGGCGCGGCACTGCCGCGCGGCGTCAAGGGCGGCGTCGGCGCGGGGCTGGGCCAGACCACCTCCACGGGCACGGTCAGTCTGATCGCGCCGACGGTCGACATCACCACCACCGGCCAGGAACTGACCGTCGACGGCGTCCGGATGGTCTTCCAGATGGCGCCCGGCACCGAGGCACCCGCCGAGATGCACATCCTGTTCCCCGGGCGGCGGGCGCTGTGCATGGCCGAGAACGCCACCCACACGCTGCACAACCTGCTGACGCTGCGCGGCGCGCAGGTGCGTGACCCGCACGCGTGGGCCCGGTACCTCACCGAGGCCATCGACATCTTCGCCGACCAGGCCGACCTGGTGTTCGCGTCCCACCACTGGCCCACCTGGGGTGCCGACAACGTGGTGGAGTTCCTCAGCCTGCAACGCGACCTGTACGCCTACCAGCACGACCAGACCGTCCGGCTGCTCAACAAGGGCTACACCGGTACCGAGATCGCCGAGCTGATCGAACTGCCGCCCGCGATTCAGAACGCCTGGCACACCCACGGCTACTACGGTTCGGTCAGCCACAACGTCAAGGCCGTCTACCAGCGCTACATGGGTTGGTACGACGGCAATCCGGCCCGGCTGTGGCAGCATCCGCCCGCCGAGGTGGGCCGTCGCTACCTCGACTTCATGGGCGGCGCCGACACCGTGGTCGCCAAGGCGAAGCAGTGCGCCGACGACGGCGACCTGCGCTGGGCCGCCCAGGTGCTCGACCACGTCCTGTTCGCCGAGCCCGGACACTCCGGGGCCCGCGCGCTGCTGGCCGACGTGTTGGAGCGGCTGGGTTTCGGTGCCGAGAACGGCACCTGGCGCAACGTCTACCTGTCGGGAGCGACCGAGCTGCGGAACGGCAACTTCGGCACCCCGACCGCGACGGCCACAGGGGACATCCTCGCCGAACTGCCGCCGTCGATGTTCTTCGACGCCCTGGCGGTGCAGGTCGACGGCCCCAAGGCCTGGGACCTGGAACTGGCCATCGCGTGGACGTTCCCCGACCACGACCTCGCCTACCGCACCACCCTGCGCAACGGGGTATTCAGCTACGTGCGTGACGGCGACGGCAAGACCGACCTGACGGTGACGGTGCCGCACGCCGCCCTGGCCGCGCTGGCCCTGGGAGACCCGCAGGCCGCCGCGGCGGCGGGGATGCGGCTCGACGGCGACCGGACCGTCCTGGAACAGCTGCTGGGCGTCCTGGATCCGGGCGATCCGCGGTTCAACATCATCGAGCCGTGA
- a CDS encoding DUF7144 family membrane protein, with protein MTTMSTRRALAATGSVLAAVMMMVLGFWQVVTGVAAISGDGIFTSPTGYFAAVDLSRWGWAHLVSGVVVAIAGGFVLTGRMWARVVGMFVAMVIALLNFAFIPYYPLWAILCVALGIGVIWALANWDPREPVPPSRRLLV; from the coding sequence ATGACGACGATGAGCACCCGGCGGGCGCTGGCGGCGACCGGTTCGGTCCTGGCGGCCGTGATGATGATGGTGCTGGGGTTCTGGCAGGTCGTGACCGGTGTCGCGGCGATCTCCGGCGACGGGATCTTCACCTCGCCGACCGGTTACTTCGCCGCCGTCGACCTGTCGCGGTGGGGGTGGGCGCACCTGGTCAGCGGCGTGGTCGTCGCGATCGCGGGCGGTTTCGTCCTGACCGGCCGGATGTGGGCGCGGGTGGTGGGCATGTTCGTGGCGATGGTGATCGCGCTGCTCAACTTCGCCTTCATCCCGTACTACCCGCTGTGGGCGATCCTGTGTGTGGCGCTTGGCATCGGGGTGATCTGGGCGCTGGCGAACTGGGATCCGCGAGAACCCGTCCCGCCGTCCCGGCGACTGTTAGTCTGA
- a CDS encoding DUF7144 family membrane protein encodes MSNRSTQQAWAVGGTVFAATAIMIIGLFQVIMGISALAQDEIFVNGTNYTYDIDVTGWGWIHLILGVLMIVTGVFLYSAAPWARALGIVMAVLSAVDNFFFLPYYPLWSMVVIALDIFVIWSLATVITPMPSGSPPQSAAPSAAQPSGRTQSQDWSHVNEPTPPRATDQPGPSQEHTAER; translated from the coding sequence ATGAGCAACCGGAGTACCCAACAGGCCTGGGCGGTGGGCGGCACCGTTTTCGCCGCCACCGCGATCATGATCATCGGGTTGTTCCAGGTGATCATGGGCATCTCGGCACTGGCCCAGGACGAGATCTTCGTCAACGGCACCAACTACACCTACGACATCGACGTCACCGGTTGGGGCTGGATCCACCTGATCCTGGGCGTGCTCATGATCGTGACCGGTGTCTTCCTGTACTCGGCCGCCCCGTGGGCCAGGGCGCTGGGCATCGTGATGGCGGTGCTGTCGGCGGTCGACAACTTCTTCTTCCTGCCGTACTACCCACTGTGGTCGATGGTGGTGATCGCGCTGGACATCTTCGTCATCTGGTCGCTGGCGACGGTCATCACGCCGATGCCGTCCGGCTCGCCGCCGCAGTCGGCGGCGCCCTCGGCGGCGCAGCCTTCGGGCCGGACGCAGAGCCAGGACTGGTCGCACGTCAACGAACCGACGCCGCCGCGCGCGACCGACCAGCCGGGCCCCTCGCAGGAGCACACCGCCGAGCGGTGA
- a CDS encoding alpha/beta fold hydrolase, whose translation MITAIRQSPRRRSTRSIAALLIVLVLAISTAVGSTPSVADEPSHTQATQDDPAFAKTFRHKFAKVDDVRMHYVKGGKGTPVVLIHGWPQTWYSWWPIMPELAKHHTVYAIDLPGLGDSVGSPSGYDKATLARYTHKLVAERLGLRDARIVGHDFGAAVAFQYASQFPDDTERLGYFDLPLPGPAIDAATYRSLSWHIAFHSQREVPEAVVTDDVREYLALFYPQVAYGGPAYGGTAAESPFSEAEIDEFARTYSRPKVLAGGFELYRALDKDVRDTIAAKPTSVPTLLLTAEGQLDAIRATVDPRMTDIERAVDVPKAGHWLVEENPEFVTEELLRFLDG comes from the coding sequence ATGATCACCGCCATCCGACAATCACCACGACGCCGCTCCACGCGGTCGATCGCGGCCCTTCTAATCGTCCTCGTGCTCGCGATCAGCACCGCCGTCGGCTCAACGCCGAGCGTCGCCGATGAGCCCTCCCATACCCAAGCCACCCAGGACGATCCGGCCTTCGCCAAGACCTTCCGCCACAAGTTCGCCAAGGTCGACGACGTCCGCATGCACTACGTCAAGGGCGGCAAGGGCACGCCCGTCGTGCTGATCCACGGCTGGCCCCAGACCTGGTACAGCTGGTGGCCGATCATGCCCGAACTCGCCAAGCACCACACCGTCTATGCGATCGACCTTCCCGGACTGGGTGACAGCGTCGGTTCCCCGTCCGGCTACGACAAGGCCACGCTGGCGCGGTACACGCACAAGCTGGTCGCCGAACGGCTCGGCCTGCGGGACGCCCGCATCGTCGGGCACGACTTCGGTGCGGCGGTGGCGTTCCAGTACGCGAGCCAGTTTCCCGACGACACCGAACGGCTCGGCTACTTCGACCTGCCGCTGCCCGGTCCCGCGATCGACGCGGCGACGTACCGCTCACTGAGCTGGCACATCGCCTTCCACTCGCAGCGCGAGGTTCCCGAGGCGGTCGTGACCGACGACGTCCGCGAGTACCTGGCGCTGTTCTACCCGCAGGTCGCCTACGGCGGCCCGGCTTACGGTGGCACCGCCGCGGAGTCCCCGTTCTCCGAGGCCGAGATCGACGAGTTCGCACGGACCTACAGCCGGCCGAAGGTCCTGGCGGGTGGTTTCGAGCTGTACCGCGCCCTCGACAAGGACGTCCGCGACACCATCGCGGCGAAGCCGACGAGTGTGCCGACGCTGCTGTTGACCGCCGAGGGACAGCTCGACGCGATCCGAGCCACAGTGGACCCGCGTATGACCGATATCGAACGCGCGGTGGACGTGCCCAAGGCCGGGCACTGGCTCGTCGAGGAGAACCCCGAGTTCGTCACCGAGGAACTGCTGCGGTTCCTGGACGGCTGA
- a CDS encoding arginine deiminase, translated as MADTEITHQVSSEVGRLRTVLLHRPGPELKRLTPRNNDSLLFDGIPWVDRAQEEHDAFAEALRTHGVEVLYVGELLRETLAVPHARKSAVDSVLDDRRLGDSLRAAAHTHLDDLDAEQLATTLIAGLSHEELRGGDGLVYTMLDQHDFVIDPLPNLLFTRDSSVWIGDRVAVTSLAMDARRRETTLTDLIYTHHPRFAGTRKVYEPSLEHVEGGDVLLLAPGVVAVGVGERTTPSGAERLARRIFDAGLAHTLLAVPIAQERATMHLDTVCTMVDVDAMVMYPKVADTLVAYTVTSQDGQPVVAGPSPFLSAAAKAMGIDAVRLIDTGLDPVTAEREQWDDGNNTLAIAPRLCVAYERNTETNRRLSQAGIEVIEIAGSELGSGRGGPRCMSCPIVREDLG; from the coding sequence ATGGCGGACACGGAGATCACTCACCAGGTGAGCAGCGAGGTGGGGCGGCTGCGAACAGTGCTTTTGCATCGCCCCGGGCCCGAGCTCAAGCGACTGACTCCACGAAACAACGACTCATTGCTGTTTGACGGTATCCCGTGGGTCGACAGGGCGCAAGAAGAGCACGACGCCTTCGCTGAGGCCTTGCGCACCCACGGCGTGGAGGTCCTGTACGTCGGTGAGCTGCTGCGCGAGACGCTCGCGGTGCCGCACGCGCGCAAGTCGGCGGTGGACTCGGTGCTGGACGACCGGCGGCTGGGCGACTCGCTGCGGGCCGCCGCGCACACCCATCTCGACGACCTCGACGCCGAGCAACTGGCGACCACGCTGATCGCCGGGCTGTCGCACGAGGAGCTGCGGGGCGGCGACGGGCTGGTCTACACCATGCTCGACCAGCACGACTTCGTCATCGACCCGCTGCCGAACCTGCTGTTCACCCGGGACTCCTCGGTCTGGATCGGCGACCGGGTCGCGGTGACCTCGCTGGCCATGGACGCGCGTCGCCGCGAGACCACGCTGACCGACCTGATCTACACCCACCACCCCCGCTTCGCGGGCACCCGCAAGGTCTACGAGCCCTCGCTGGAACACGTCGAGGGCGGCGACGTGCTGCTGCTGGCCCCGGGCGTGGTGGCCGTGGGCGTCGGCGAACGCACCACCCCGTCGGGCGCCGAGCGGCTGGCCCGCCGCATCTTCGACGCCGGCCTTGCCCACACGCTGCTGGCGGTCCCGATCGCCCAGGAACGCGCCACCATGCACCTGGACACGGTGTGCACGATGGTCGACGTCGACGCGATGGTCATGTACCCGAAGGTCGCCGACACCCTGGTGGCCTACACCGTCACCAGCCAGGACGGCCAGCCGGTGGTCGCGGGCCCGTCCCCGTTCCTGTCGGCGGCGGCCAAGGCGATGGGCATCGACGCCGTCCGGCTCATCGACACCGGCCTGGACCCGGTCACGGCCGAACGCGAACAGTGGGACGACGGCAACAACACCCTCGCCATCGCGCCCCGGCTGTGCGTCGCGTACGAGCGCAACACCGAGACCAACCGCCGCCTGTCGCAGGCCGGCATCGAGGTCATCGAGATCGCCGGTTCCGAACTCGGTTCGGGCCGCGGCGGCCCCCGCTGCATGTCCTGCCCGATCGTGCGCGAGGACCTCGGCTAA
- a CDS encoding MarR family winged helix-turn-helix transcriptional regulator → MTGPPEPDALGTLLRHVLEQIDADVATVYRERGLADYRPRFSPLVRALVAHGPMSIRALAQRVGVTHSAASQTVAAMRRAEFVRLSSGTDARQRIVELTPRATDLLPLIESEWNATTAAIRELDAELPMPLSELLARVDAALRRRPLRQRITEAGLGDH, encoded by the coding sequence ATGACCGGTCCGCCCGAACCCGACGCACTGGGAACCCTGCTTCGACACGTGCTGGAGCAGATCGACGCCGATGTCGCCACCGTCTACCGCGAGCGCGGCCTCGCCGACTACCGGCCCCGGTTCTCGCCACTGGTGCGGGCCCTGGTGGCCCACGGTCCGATGTCGATTCGCGCATTGGCCCAGCGCGTGGGTGTCACGCACTCGGCGGCCAGCCAGACCGTGGCGGCGATGCGGCGCGCCGAGTTCGTGCGGCTGTCGTCCGGAACCGATGCCCGGCAGCGGATCGTCGAACTGACACCTCGCGCGACGGATCTGCTGCCGCTCATCGAGTCCGAGTGGAACGCCACCACCGCGGCCATCCGCGAACTGGACGCCGAACTGCCGATGCCGCTGTCCGAACTGCTGGCCCGGGTGGACGCCGCGCTACGGCGGCGGCCGTTGCGACAGCGGATCACCGAAGCGGGACTGGGCGACCACTAG
- a CDS encoding carbohydrate-binding module family 14 protein codes for MKRLTTVPLLAFVAAVVIAAPAHAGAPVVDTEAPPPFFDCPQPHGLFLHDDPGKFWHCSNGFPYEQQCPANLYFNDRLKQCDWPVNARNPNAFGAD; via the coding sequence ATGAAGCGACTCACGACCGTACCGCTGTTGGCGTTCGTTGCCGCAGTGGTCATCGCGGCACCGGCCCACGCGGGGGCGCCGGTGGTCGACACCGAAGCCCCGCCGCCGTTCTTCGACTGTCCCCAACCCCACGGTCTGTTCCTGCACGACGACCCGGGCAAGTTCTGGCACTGCTCCAACGGGTTTCCGTATGAGCAGCAGTGTCCGGCCAATCTGTACTTCAACGACAGACTGAAGCAGTGCGACTGGCCCGTCAACGCCAGGAACCCGAACGCGTTCGGTGCCGACTAG
- a CDS encoding DUF1707 SHOCT-like domain-containing protein, with product MSGDLERAELRISNADRERTIEHLQNCTSEGRLTLDEFTERVDAVYEAKTYGELKPLLSDLPVAGDVTTPVGASDLDDISPTGSALRRTGRWLVPRRITLRPKGSSVLLNFAHAALGHREVEIVLAAKASSIVLVLPRNAWADGRVDTKYSSFANRAQNPGDEAAVRFHVHGELHSSSLRIRRVRRFLWWEF from the coding sequence ATGAGTGGAGACCTGGAACGCGCCGAGTTGCGCATCTCCAACGCCGATCGGGAGCGCACGATCGAGCACCTGCAGAACTGCACCTCCGAGGGACGCCTCACCCTCGACGAGTTCACCGAGCGGGTGGACGCGGTGTACGAGGCCAAGACCTACGGCGAGCTGAAGCCGCTGCTGTCCGACCTACCCGTGGCCGGGGACGTGACGACCCCGGTCGGGGCCAGCGACCTGGACGACATCTCGCCGACCGGTTCGGCGTTGCGGCGCACCGGCCGGTGGCTGGTGCCCCGGCGGATCACCTTGCGGCCCAAGGGTTCGTCGGTGCTGTTGAACTTCGCGCACGCCGCGCTCGGGCATCGGGAGGTGGAGATCGTGCTGGCCGCCAAGGCGTCCAGCATCGTCCTGGTCCTGCCCCGCAACGCCTGGGCGGACGGCCGGGTGGACACGAAGTACTCGAGTTTCGCGAACCGGGCCCAGAACCCGGGGGACGAGGCGGCGGTGCGGTTCCACGTGCACGGCGAACTGCACTCGTCCTCGCTGCGGATCCGGCGGGTGCGCCGGTTCCTGTGGTGGGAGTTCTAG
- a CDS encoding TetR/AcrR family transcriptional regulator, translating to MKRGEATRQALLRAARDEFAEYGLAGARVDRVAEQAGVNKERIYSLFGSKDKLFDAILIDTMQEFTELVDPLDTEIELGDYVSRLYEFHRHHPQLQRLLLWEALHRGDDAHDIDGWRNAHYRKKIVAAMARFGADEKQAGLLLMALASLVNWPNALPQVNRLLLGESAGDRDAIRRFLVSFVRAAVRGHESEAESVKALTTDVEQAAARLRRAQAETDRARAELAHALRAANTDGESANQLAKRVAGTLSRPVVLKLLAEEPAA from the coding sequence ATGAAACGCGGAGAAGCCACCCGGCAGGCGCTGCTGCGTGCCGCCCGGGACGAGTTCGCCGAATACGGGCTCGCCGGGGCACGCGTCGACCGGGTCGCCGAACAGGCGGGCGTCAACAAGGAGCGCATCTACAGCCTGTTCGGCAGCAAGGACAAGCTCTTCGACGCCATCCTCATCGACACGATGCAGGAGTTCACCGAACTGGTCGACCCGCTGGACACCGAGATCGAACTGGGCGACTACGTCAGCAGGCTCTACGAGTTCCACCGCCACCACCCGCAACTGCAACGGCTGCTGCTGTGGGAGGCGCTGCACCGCGGCGACGACGCGCACGACATCGACGGCTGGCGAAACGCCCACTACCGCAAGAAGATCGTGGCCGCGATGGCCAGGTTCGGCGCCGACGAGAAACAGGCCGGGCTGCTGCTGATGGCGCTGGCCAGCCTCGTGAACTGGCCCAACGCCCTGCCCCAGGTCAACCGGCTGCTGCTGGGCGAGTCCGCCGGCGACCGCGACGCGATCCGCCGGTTCCTGGTGTCCTTCGTGCGCGCGGCGGTCCGGGGCCACGAATCCGAGGCCGAATCGGTCAAAGCCTTGACCACTGACGTGGAACAGGCCGCCGCCCGGCTACGCCGAGCCCAGGCCGAGACCGACCGGGCCCGCGCCGAACTCGCCCACGCCCTGCGCGCCGCCAACACCGACGGCGAGAGCGCCAACCAGCTGGCCAAACGGGTCGCGGGCACCCTGTCGCGTCCGGTGGTGTTGAAACTGCTGGCCGAGGAACCCGCGGCCTAG